From Anopheles darlingi chromosome 2, idAnoDarlMG_H_01, whole genome shotgun sequence, the proteins below share one genomic window:
- the LOC125947876 gene encoding ADP-ribosylation factor-like protein 6-interacting protein 4 — MKVSKRNRKSRRDSSTSSSSSSSSDSGSSSTSHRYRPSRAKRKRDASSESTSSSTSSGNSSSSSSSSSSSSSSSDSSAERKRRKKKLKRKLLKLQKKEEKTRKKALRKEKKAKRKQEKLEKKHAKRKLKEERKAARIREQQPQPTADKPDEDGALLDCGVPLGLMNRKARAPETREEYEARQSIIRRVVDPATGRERLIKGDGEIIEEFVSRERHQEINRQATAADGAEFQRRTVGFNPSESRK, encoded by the coding sequence ATGAAAGTAAGCAAAAGGAACCGGAAATCGAGACGCGATAGCTCTACCTCATCGTCAAGTAGCAGCTCTAGcgacagtggcagcagcagtaccagccaCAGATACCGGCCCAGCCGGgccaaacggaaacgggatGCATCCTCGGAGAGTACCagtagcagtaccagcagcggcaacagcagcagcagcagcagcagcagcagtagcagcagcagctctagcGACTCGAGTGCTGAACGCAAGCGTAGAAAGAAGAAATTGAAGCGTAAACTGTTGAAATtacaaaagaaggaagagaaaactCGGAAGAAAGCCCTGCGCAAGGAGAAAAAGGCTAAGCGGAAGCAGGAGAAGCTGGAGAAGAAACATGCCAAACGGAAGTTGAAAGAAGAGCGAAAGGCTGCTCGGATCCGGGAGCAACAACCGCAGCCAACTGCGGATAAGCCCGACGAAGATGGCGCCCTGCTGGACTGTGGTGTGCCTCTAGGTCTGATGAATCGCAAGGCAAGGGCCCCGGAAACAAGGGAGGAGTACGAAGCCCGGCAGTCCATTATAAGGCGTGTGGTCGATCCGGCAACGGGTCGGGAACGGTTAATTAAAGGTGACGGCGAAATAATCGAAGAGTTCGTAAGCCGTGAACGTCACCAGGAAATTAACCGGCAAGCAACAGCGGCCGATGGAGCCGAGTTCCAGCGTCGCACCGTCGGATTTAACCCGTCGGAGTCCCGTAAATAG